In Neisseria dentiae, one DNA window encodes the following:
- a CDS encoding DMP19 family protein → MNPLADSLRRWRIKPTPKIIDQAKALYAQHGSAIERLADEDTPPDTIRTRFDMFEELDGAYYDAADEDIAAAAEYVRANWQKFAPPAQ, encoded by the coding sequence ATGAACCCGCTCGCCGACAGCCTGCGCCGCTGGCGCATCAAACCCACCCCCAAAATCATCGACCAGGCCAAAGCCCTCTATGCGCAGCACGGCAGCGCCATCGAACGGCTCGCCGATGAAGACACCCCGCCCGACACCATCCGCACCCGTTTCGATATGTTTGAAGAGTTGGACGGTGCCTACTACGATGCCGCCGACGAAGACATCGCCGCCGCCGCAGAATATGTGCGCGCCAATTGGCAGAAATTTGCACCGCCGGCACAATAA
- a CDS encoding ATP-grasp domain-containing protein — MTTNKNVLILSAGRRVELVQDFQAEAAKFSDGIKVLATDLNPRMSPACHVADGAFSVPPISAENYIDSIFDLALEQNIGLIIPTIDTELQKLADARRRFEEAGIHIIVSDSELVTICRDKRFTASLFNHCDIDTPEIYERENLTFPCFAKPYDGSRSIGAKYIHTAEDLSYDMLKDPKIIFCQYIDITNEFTEFTVDLYYDRSGRLKCAVPRERLEVRTGEVSKGATRRNGLYTLLIDKMSHLEGARGCITAQFFCKGSTVYGIEINPRFGGGFPLTYAAGGNYPGWLMREYLYGEKIPFFDEWENNLIMLRYDAKVLVRDK; from the coding sequence ATGACAACCAATAAAAACGTACTCATTTTATCCGCCGGCCGCCGCGTAGAGCTTGTGCAGGACTTCCAAGCCGAAGCCGCCAAGTTTTCAGACGGCATCAAGGTGCTGGCCACCGACCTGAACCCCCGTATGTCGCCCGCCTGCCATGTGGCCGACGGCGCGTTCAGCGTGCCGCCGATTTCCGCCGAAAACTATATCGACAGCATTTTCGATTTGGCGCTTGAGCAAAACATCGGCCTGATTATCCCCACCATCGACACCGAGCTGCAAAAACTCGCCGATGCGCGCCGCCGTTTCGAAGAAGCGGGCATCCACATCATCGTTTCCGACTCGGAGCTGGTAACCATCTGCCGCGACAAGCGTTTCACCGCCAGCCTCTTCAACCACTGCGACATCGACACACCCGAAATCTACGAGCGCGAAAACCTCACCTTCCCCTGCTTTGCCAAACCCTACGACGGCAGCCGCAGCATCGGCGCGAAATATATCCACACCGCCGAAGATTTGTCTTACGACATGCTCAAAGACCCGAAAATCATCTTCTGCCAATATATCGACATCACCAACGAATTCACCGAATTCACCGTTGATCTCTATTACGACCGTTCGGGCCGTCTGAAATGCGCCGTGCCGCGCGAACGCCTCGAAGTGCGCACCGGCGAAGTGAGCAAAGGCGCCACCCGCCGCAACGGCCTTTATACGCTGCTGATCGACAAAATGTCGCATCTCGAAGGTGCGCGCGGCTGCATCACCGCCCAGTTTTTCTGCAAAGGCAGCACGGTTTACGGCATCGAAATCAACCCGCGCTTCGGCGGCGGCTTCCCGCTCACCTATGCCGCCGGCGGCAACTATCCCGGCTGGCTGATGCGCGAATACCTCTACGGCGAAAAAATCCCGTTTTTCGACGAATGGGAAAACAACCTGATTATGCTGCGCTACGACGCCAAAGTTTTGGTTCGCGACAAATAA
- a CDS encoding DegT/DnrJ/EryC1/StrS family aminotransferase, protein MLNTSIAPWPSFTQEEADAVSRVLLSNKVNYWTGTECREFEKEFAAWCGTEYAVALGNGTLALDVALKAMGIGAGDDVIVTSRTFLASASAIVTAGANPVFADVDLNSQNISAETVQAALTPNTKAIIVVHLAGMPAEMDGIMALAEQHKLWVIEDCAQAHGAKYKGKPVGSIGHVGAWSFCQDKIMTTGGEGGMVTTNDKDLWSKMWSYKDHGKSYDAVYNRQHPPGFRWLHESFGTNWRMMEMQAVIGRIQLKRMSDWTAKRQANAAQLEAVLKPFACIRLVNVPDYIEHAQYKFYAFVKPENLKAGWSRDRIVEALAERKVPCYQGSCSEVYLEKAFDNTPWRPKERLKNAVELGDTSLMFLVHPTITPEEMAFCCKNIQEVLAEATA, encoded by the coding sequence ATGCTTAACACTTCTATCGCCCCGTGGCCCAGCTTCACCCAAGAAGAGGCCGACGCCGTTTCGCGCGTTTTACTGTCTAACAAAGTGAACTACTGGACAGGCACCGAATGCCGCGAGTTTGAAAAAGAATTTGCCGCATGGTGCGGTACAGAATACGCCGTTGCGCTGGGCAACGGCACGCTGGCGCTCGACGTTGCCCTCAAAGCGATGGGCATCGGCGCGGGCGACGACGTGATTGTTACCTCGCGCACGTTTCTCGCCTCCGCCTCCGCCATCGTAACCGCCGGCGCCAACCCCGTGTTTGCCGATGTGGATTTGAACAGCCAGAACATTTCCGCCGAAACCGTTCAGGCGGCCTTAACGCCGAACACCAAAGCCATCATCGTGGTGCACTTGGCCGGTATGCCCGCCGAAATGGACGGCATCATGGCGCTGGCCGAACAGCACAAACTGTGGGTTATCGAAGACTGCGCCCAAGCGCACGGCGCCAAATACAAAGGCAAACCCGTCGGCTCCATCGGCCATGTCGGCGCGTGGTCGTTCTGCCAAGACAAAATCATGACCACCGGCGGTGAGGGCGGCATGGTTACCACCAACGATAAAGATTTGTGGTCGAAAATGTGGTCGTATAAAGACCACGGCAAAAGCTACGATGCCGTTTATAACCGCCAACACCCGCCCGGCTTCCGCTGGCTGCACGAGAGCTTCGGCACCAACTGGCGCATGATGGAGATGCAGGCGGTTATCGGCCGCATCCAGCTCAAGCGCATGAGCGATTGGACGGCCAAACGCCAAGCCAACGCCGCGCAACTCGAAGCGGTGCTCAAACCGTTTGCCTGCATCCGCTTGGTAAACGTGCCCGACTATATCGAACACGCGCAATATAAATTTTATGCGTTTGTGAAACCGGAAAACCTGAAAGCGGGCTGGAGCCGCGACCGCATCGTCGAAGCCTTGGCCGAACGCAAAGTGCCCTGCTATCAGGGCAGCTGCTCGGAAGTGTATTTGGAAAAAGCCTTCGACAACACGCCGTGGCGGCCGAAAGAGCGGCTGAAAAACGCCGTTGAATTGGGCGACACCAGCCTGATGTTTCTGGTACACCCGACCATCACGCCCGAAGAAATGGCGTTTTGCTGCAAAAACATACAGGAAGTGCTCGCAGAAGCAACCGCATGA
- a CDS encoding polysaccharide export protein yields MPKLTAISLSLLAFAGCTVIPGSGLPTRNKTIVYEEGESRADTNISNRISIHPITPGLLDRMEEAPRRALSNPALDRQKADYRYRIGSGDVLNILVWHHPDLNTPSTDSLSPDSKQVSNGAWVDESGYLAYPLAGKIYARGKTLPELQSILTSRLKRYIKNPQVSVNVAEFRSQRVSVSGAVSKPGQFPLTNVPLTLLDVIDQAGGAAGNADTNNIKWTQNGVERTISLQDIRQHGDLSQNLLLRGGDVIYVPTNENSRIHVMGEVGKQASLPLGNYGLTLTQALGNAGGMNQVTANASGVFVIRNMPTDREKPIHVYQLNLKDASAYAMANRFKLRANDVVYVTAAPVARWNRVVSQVTASISNVYYIDNIFGGN; encoded by the coding sequence ATCCCGAAACTCACCGCCATCAGCTTATCATTGCTCGCTTTCGCAGGCTGTACCGTTATCCCCGGCTCCGGCCTGCCCACCCGCAACAAAACCATAGTGTACGAAGAAGGCGAAAGCCGGGCCGACACCAACATCAGCAACCGCATCAGCATCCACCCGATTACCCCCGGCCTGCTCGACCGCATGGAAGAAGCGCCGCGCCGCGCCCTGAGCAACCCCGCGCTCGACCGCCAAAAAGCCGACTACCGCTACCGCATCGGCAGCGGCGACGTGCTGAACATCTTGGTTTGGCACCACCCCGATCTGAACACCCCCTCCACCGACAGCCTCAGCCCCGACAGCAAACAGGTGAGCAACGGCGCCTGGGTTGACGAGTCCGGCTATCTGGCCTACCCGCTGGCCGGCAAAATCTACGCTCGCGGCAAAACCCTGCCCGAGCTGCAATCCATACTCACCAGCCGTCTGAAACGCTACATCAAAAACCCGCAGGTTTCGGTGAACGTGGCCGAATTCCGCTCGCAACGCGTTTCCGTGTCCGGCGCCGTAAGCAAACCCGGCCAGTTCCCGTTAACCAACGTGCCGCTCACCCTGCTTGACGTTATCGACCAAGCCGGCGGCGCCGCCGGCAATGCCGACACCAACAACATCAAATGGACGCAAAACGGCGTAGAACGCACCATTTCGCTGCAAGACATCCGCCAACACGGCGATTTGTCGCAAAACCTGCTCTTGCGCGGCGGTGATGTCATCTATGTGCCCACCAACGAAAACAGCCGTATCCATGTGATGGGCGAAGTCGGCAAACAAGCCTCCCTGCCCCTGGGCAACTACGGCCTGACCCTTACCCAGGCGCTGGGCAACGCGGGCGGCATGAACCAAGTAACCGCCAACGCCTCGGGCGTGTTCGTTATCCGCAATATGCCGACCGACCGCGAAAAACCCATACACGTTTACCAGCTTAACCTGAAAGACGCCTCGGCCTACGCCATGGCCAACCGCTTCAAACTGCGCGCCAACGATGTGGTATATGTTACCGCCGCGCCGGTTGCCCGCTGGAACCGCGTCGTTTCGCAAGTTACCGCGTCGATCAGCAACGTTTACTACATCGACAATATTTTCGGCGGCAACTAA
- a CDS encoding polysaccharide biosynthesis protein, whose protein sequence is MNLETLLALPRNVKKTFFVIHDTLVIFVAFWFAQSLKANYFNEWGSFANWLAFAATAVLTILLFVRLGLYRAVTRYVSTRILSTAVLGCVASAFIFLFSVLLFEQRLRLALPVVYFLMLVVLVTSSRIILKAFLTDRSHRKQMAPVIIYGAGQSGRQLLEAIKQVNEYNAVAFVDDNPAIQRTTIYDLPVYRPSEIEDLIKRYGVEKILLAIPSASQEQRKLIIERLKALPCEVLAIPGMKDLVDGKISISSLKKVSVVDLLGRDPVAPRPELMSADISGKVVLVTGAGGSIGSELCRQIIRYRPAKLLLFELSEFSLYSIDKELNEFQTASGMNIEIVPLLGSVQHRNRLFSIMQAYGVQTVYHAAAYKHVPMVEFNTIEGVRNNVYGTLFCAQAAVDAGVETFVLISTDKAVRPTNTMGASKRMAELCLQALAAEPGQQTRFCMVRFGNVLGSSGSVVPVFEKQIAQGGPITLTHEDITRYFMTIPEAAQLVIQAGAMGKGGDVFVLDMGESVKIIDLAKQMIRLSGLEVKDDQNPDGDIEIKITGLRPGEKLYEELLIGDEVQKTTHPRIMTASEVMLPWEALSDILNRMDSACRQMNQMALRQLLLEAPTGFAPKDDICDLVWLQNRKAV, encoded by the coding sequence ATGAACTTGGAAACCTTACTTGCATTGCCCCGCAATGTGAAAAAAACCTTTTTCGTTATCCACGATACTCTGGTGATTTTTGTGGCTTTTTGGTTTGCCCAAAGCCTGAAAGCCAATTATTTCAACGAATGGGGCAGCTTTGCCAACTGGCTGGCGTTCGCCGCCACCGCCGTGCTGACCATTTTGCTGTTTGTGCGGCTGGGCCTCTACCGCGCCGTTACCCGCTATGTGAGCACCCGCATCCTCAGCACCGCCGTGCTCGGCTGCGTGGCCTCGGCGTTTATTTTCCTGTTCAGCGTGCTGCTGTTCGAGCAGCGGCTGCGGCTGGCCCTGCCGGTGGTGTATTTCCTGATGCTGGTGGTGCTGGTAACCAGCTCGCGCATCATTTTGAAAGCCTTTCTCACCGACCGCAGCCACCGCAAACAAATGGCGCCCGTGATTATCTACGGTGCGGGGCAGTCGGGCCGCCAGCTGCTCGAAGCCATCAAACAGGTTAACGAATACAACGCCGTGGCGTTTGTGGACGACAACCCCGCCATCCAGCGCACCACCATTTACGACCTGCCCGTTTACAGGCCGTCTGAAATCGAAGACTTAATCAAACGCTACGGTGTGGAAAAAATCCTACTGGCGATTCCCAGCGCCTCGCAGGAACAGCGCAAACTGATTATCGAACGCCTCAAAGCCCTGCCGTGCGAAGTGCTGGCGATTCCCGGCATGAAAGATTTGGTCGACGGCAAAATCAGCATCAGCTCGCTGAAAAAAGTGTCGGTGGTGGATTTGCTCGGCCGCGACCCCGTCGCCCCGCGCCCCGAACTGATGAGCGCCGACATTTCCGGCAAAGTGGTGCTGGTAACCGGCGCGGGCGGTTCCATCGGCTCCGAGCTGTGCCGCCAGATTATCCGCTACCGCCCCGCCAAACTGCTGCTGTTTGAATTGTCGGAATTTTCGCTTTACAGCATCGACAAAGAGCTGAACGAATTTCAGACGGCCTCGGGCATGAATATCGAAATCGTGCCGCTTTTGGGTTCGGTGCAGCACCGCAACCGTCTCTTCAGCATCATGCAGGCTTACGGCGTGCAAACCGTGTATCACGCCGCCGCCTACAAGCATGTGCCGATGGTCGAATTCAACACCATCGAAGGCGTGCGCAACAATGTGTACGGCACGCTCTTCTGCGCGCAGGCCGCCGTGGATGCGGGTGTGGAAACCTTCGTTTTGATTTCCACCGACAAAGCCGTGCGCCCCACCAACACCATGGGAGCGAGCAAACGCATGGCCGAGCTGTGTTTGCAGGCATTGGCCGCCGAACCCGGCCAGCAAACCCGTTTCTGCATGGTGCGCTTCGGCAACGTGCTCGGCTCTTCCGGCTCGGTGGTGCCCGTGTTTGAAAAACAAATCGCCCAAGGCGGCCCGATTACGCTTACCCACGAAGACATCACCCGCTACTTCATGACCATTCCCGAAGCCGCGCAGCTGGTGATTCAGGCGGGCGCGATGGGCAAAGGCGGCGACGTGTTCGTGCTCGACATGGGCGAGTCGGTAAAAATCATCGACCTGGCCAAGCAGATGATCCGCCTGAGCGGTTTGGAAGTGAAAGACGACCAAAACCCCGACGGCGACATCGAAATCAAAATCACCGGCCTGCGCCCGGGCGAAAAATTATATGAAGAATTGTTAATCGGCGACGAAGTGCAAAAAACCACTCATCCCCGCATTATGACCGCCAGCGAAGTAATGCTGCCGTGGGAAGCGTTATCCGACATACTTAACCGTATGGATTCGGCATGCAGGCAAATGAACCAAATGGCGCTGCGGCAACTCTTATTAGAAGCGCCCACCGGCTTTGCACCCAAAGACGATATCTGCGATTTAGTGTGGTTACAGAACCGCAAGGCCGTCTGA
- a CDS encoding formyltransferase family protein, which translates to MTRILFMGRKKVSAGLLEFLSAQSGIEIVGVLTDSHLQGSPTTAVAKRLGLPLYTFDTALEAMREGRLKYDLGLSVLYWRKLRDEFLTVPARGTINFHPAILPEYKGTGGYNLAIMDGLSEWGISAHYIDDSIDTGDLIEVVRFAMDPDTATAQSLERESMQVLDGFAKRLIMQAVESEAKLPTFPNIGGEYTSRAEMEAMKEVRPGDDVGRKIRAFWFPPYDGAYVEIDGQKYTLVDRRILEEVAPKDSTSLFAGSADA; encoded by the coding sequence ATGACCAGAATTCTCTTTATGGGTCGGAAAAAAGTTTCCGCAGGCCTCTTGGAATTTTTATCCGCCCAAAGCGGCATCGAAATCGTCGGCGTGTTAACCGACAGCCACCTGCAAGGTTCGCCCACCACGGCGGTGGCCAAACGTTTGGGGCTGCCGCTCTACACCTTCGACACGGCGCTCGAAGCCATGCGCGAAGGCCGTCTGAAATACGATTTGGGCTTATCGGTATTATATTGGCGCAAACTGCGCGACGAATTTTTAACCGTGCCCGCGCGCGGCACCATCAACTTCCACCCCGCCATCCTGCCCGAATACAAAGGCACGGGCGGCTATAACCTGGCGATTATGGACGGCCTCTCCGAATGGGGCATTTCCGCCCACTACATCGACGACTCCATCGACACCGGCGATTTAATCGAAGTGGTACGCTTTGCGATGGACCCCGACACCGCCACCGCGCAATCGCTCGAACGCGAATCGATGCAGGTGCTCGACGGTTTTGCCAAACGCCTGATTATGCAGGCGGTTGAGAGCGAAGCCAAACTGCCCACCTTCCCGAATATCGGCGGCGAATACACCAGCCGTGCCGAAATGGAAGCCATGAAAGAAGTCCGCCCCGGCGACGATGTGGGCAGAAAAATCCGTGCGTTCTGGTTCCCCCCCTACGACGGTGCCTACGTCGAAATCGACGGTCAGAAATACACCCTGGTCGACCGCCGCATTTTGGAAGAAGTCGCCCCCAAAGATTCCACCAGCCTTTTTGCAGGATCAGCCGATGCTTAA
- a CDS encoding low molecular weight protein-tyrosine-phosphatase: protein MYQKILIVCIGNICRSPTAERLLQQKMPHLQVSSAGLRALAGKDADLQAIRTALRRGVVIAGHTARQLTAAMCEEADLILVMEPWHIDGVADVLPAARSKTMLFGQWLPKKSIPDPYGQTDEVFETVYRQIDDAAEQWAFKLMVRP, encoded by the coding sequence ATGTATCAGAAGATTTTAATCGTGTGCATAGGCAATATCTGCCGCTCGCCCACCGCCGAGCGGCTGTTGCAGCAGAAAATGCCCCACCTGCAAGTGTCGTCGGCAGGATTGAGGGCGCTGGCGGGCAAAGATGCCGACCTACAGGCCATACGCACCGCCCTTCGCCGCGGCGTGGTTATCGCCGGCCACACCGCCCGCCAATTAACGGCCGCCATGTGTGAAGAAGCCGATTTGATTTTGGTGATGGAACCCTGGCATATCGACGGCGTGGCCGACGTATTGCCCGCAGCCCGCAGCAAAACCATGTTGTTCGGCCAATGGCTGCCTAAAAAAAGCATACCCGACCCCTACGGGCAAACCGACGAAGTGTTTGAAACGGTTTACCGCCAGATTGACGATGCCGCCGAGCAATGGGCGTTCAAACTGATGGTCAGGCCTTGA
- a CDS encoding LapA family protein has product MKIFYTLIKIIILLIFLILAVSNTQSVQFFYLPAQAIDLPLILVLFGAFVIGSVFGIFALFGRLLALRSENNRLRAEVKKSARTTAADLAVPQPQNPAPAPLERKE; this is encoded by the coding sequence ATGAAAATCTTCTACACCCTCATCAAAATCATCATCTTATTGATATTCTTAATTCTCGCCGTCAGCAACACGCAAAGCGTACAATTTTTCTATCTGCCCGCACAAGCCATTGACCTGCCGCTGATTTTGGTATTGTTCGGCGCCTTCGTTATCGGCTCGGTGTTCGGCATTTTCGCACTCTTCGGCCGCCTGCTGGCCCTGCGCAGCGAAAACAACCGCCTGCGCGCCGAAGTGAAAAAATCCGCCCGCACCACCGCCGCCGATTTGGCCGTGCCGCAGCCGCAAAACCCCGCGCCCGCCCCGCTCGAACGCAAGGAATAA
- a CDS encoding zinc-finger domain-containing protein — protein MTDQNAAITITPHDLPLHCSGPQNETWNGHPRVFLPIQSNSTIECPYCGAVYQLVGEAKGHH, from the coding sequence ATGACCGACCAAAACGCTGCCATCACCATCACCCCGCATGATTTGCCGCTGCATTGCTCCGGCCCCCAAAACGAAACGTGGAACGGCCACCCGCGCGTGTTTCTGCCCATCCAGTCGAACAGCACCATAGAGTGCCCGTATTGCGGTGCGGTGTATCAATTGGTGGGCGAGGCAAAAGGGCATCATTAA
- a CDS encoding polysaccharide biosynthesis tyrosine autokinase, producing MAKQYPQYPHPPQNSGGEIDVGQQLRNLLHYKYPIAIAVLAGGFLGALYSLAATPVYRADAMLEIETKQNQILTEISNLFSPENSNLTFEGELELAQSRLVLGKTVDDLQLAQTVTPKYFPIVGSLVHNLSSDTEPELKIHTFDVEPDWLNEAFVLTAQNSKSYTVELPDGRTLNGKVGQALKLSPQTTLQVNQILADDGQRFTLVKHSKLSAIENLKQNLTVSSKGKTSPIINLAYKGTEPDKITKILNSIADNYVNQNINRDVQVAASGLAFISDELPRLKATLQEAENKLNEYRKKSGSLDIPVESKGALESLVNIETQITNLRTEEAGLAELYTQEHPTYKAVLDKLAVLEKAKSRINQQIAELPNTQQEVIRLTRDVETNQTTYTQLLAKQQELNIMKASTQGNVWIVDYADVPEKPVAPRKAVITLLAAMTAGVLTAGWFLLRSALRHGITKPEEIEAMGMDVAAIIPLSKAQSKRDTLRSKLKSFSGNRANYLLGVEAPTDAAVEALRALRTNIYFSMIDAKNNILMITGTSPNVGKSFVAANLATVMAQSGKKVLLIDADMRKGYLDELFSICPEKGLSDILEGRLSPGQAVQETEIPNLSFIGHGPLPENPSELLLDGRLATLLSRARQRYDYVVIDTPPVLSVTDANIVGQQAGTTLLVARYNATSARELDISANRLAQSNIKVSGVILNGMRSEGRSGYGYYAAYTRKADKK from the coding sequence ATGGCAAAACAATACCCACAATATCCGCACCCACCGCAAAACAGCGGCGGCGAAATCGACGTAGGCCAACAGCTGCGCAACCTGCTCCACTATAAATACCCGATTGCCATCGCCGTTTTGGCCGGCGGCTTTTTGGGCGCACTCTACAGCCTGGCCGCCACCCCCGTTTACCGCGCCGATGCCATGCTGGAAATCGAAACCAAGCAAAACCAGATTCTGACCGAAATCAGCAACCTGTTCTCGCCCGAAAACAGCAACCTCACGTTTGAAGGCGAACTGGAGCTGGCGCAGTCGCGGCTGGTGCTGGGCAAAACCGTCGACGACCTGCAACTTGCCCAAACCGTTACGCCGAAATATTTCCCCATTGTCGGCAGCCTGGTGCACAACCTCAGCAGCGACACCGAACCCGAGCTGAAAATCCACACGTTTGATGTGGAGCCGGACTGGCTTAACGAAGCATTCGTGCTTACCGCCCAAAACAGCAAAAGCTACACCGTCGAGCTGCCCGACGGGCGCACGCTCAACGGCAAAGTCGGCCAGGCGCTGAAACTCAGCCCGCAAACCACGCTTCAGGTCAACCAGATTCTGGCCGACGACGGCCAGCGCTTTACGCTGGTGAAACATTCCAAACTCAGCGCGATCGAAAACCTCAAGCAAAACCTGACCGTATCGAGCAAAGGCAAAACCAGCCCGATTATCAACTTGGCCTACAAAGGCACCGAGCCGGACAAAATCACCAAAATCCTGAACAGCATCGCCGATAACTACGTCAACCAAAATATCAACCGCGACGTTCAGGTGGCCGCCAGCGGCTTGGCCTTTATCAGCGACGAGCTGCCGCGCCTGAAAGCCACCTTGCAGGAAGCCGAAAACAAATTAAACGAATACCGCAAAAAAAGCGGCTCGCTCGATATCCCCGTCGAATCGAAAGGCGCGCTCGAAAGCCTGGTAAACATCGAAACCCAAATTACCAACCTGCGCACCGAAGAAGCCGGGCTGGCCGAACTCTACACCCAAGAGCACCCCACCTATAAAGCCGTGCTCGACAAACTGGCCGTGCTCGAAAAAGCCAAAAGCAGAATCAACCAGCAAATCGCCGAGCTGCCCAACACCCAGCAGGAAGTTATCCGCCTGACCCGCGACGTGGAAACCAACCAAACCACCTACACCCAACTGTTGGCCAAACAGCAGGAACTCAACATCATGAAGGCCAGCACCCAGGGTAACGTGTGGATTGTCGACTACGCCGACGTGCCCGAAAAACCCGTTGCCCCGCGCAAAGCCGTGATTACCCTGTTGGCCGCCATGACCGCCGGCGTATTGACCGCAGGCTGGTTCCTGCTGCGTTCCGCCCTGCGCCACGGCATCACCAAGCCCGAGGAAATCGAAGCGATGGGCATGGATGTTGCCGCGATTATTCCGCTTTCCAAAGCGCAGAGTAAGCGTGACACCCTGCGCAGCAAGCTCAAATCGTTTTCAGGCAACCGCGCCAACTACCTGCTGGGCGTGGAAGCGCCCACCGACGCCGCGGTGGAAGCCCTGCGCGCCCTGCGCACCAACATCTATTTCTCGATGATAGATGCCAAAAACAATATCCTGATGATTACCGGCACCTCACCCAACGTGGGCAAATCGTTCGTGGCCGCCAACCTGGCCACCGTAATGGCGCAGTCGGGCAAAAAAGTGCTGCTGATTGATGCCGATATGCGCAAAGGCTATCTCGACGAACTGTTTTCCATCTGCCCCGAAAAAGGCTTGTCCGACATTCTCGAAGGCAGGCTTTCCCCCGGCCAGGCCGTGCAGGAAACCGAAATCCCCAACCTGAGCTTTATCGGCCACGGCCCCCTGCCCGAAAACCCGTCGGAGCTGCTGCTCGACGGCCGGCTCGCCACGCTGCTGAGCCGCGCCCGCCAGCGTTATGATTATGTGGTTATCGACACCCCGCCGGTATTGTCGGTAACCGATGCCAACATTGTCGGCCAACAAGCAGGCACCACGCTCTTGGTGGCGCGCTACAACGCCACCTCCGCCCGCGAACTCGATATCAGCGCCAACCGCCTGGCCCAAAGCAACATCAAGGTCAGCGGCGTGATACTCAACGGCATGCGCAGCGAAGGCCGCAGCGGCTACGGCTATTATGCTGCCTATACGCGCAAGGCCGATAAAAAATAA
- the lapB gene encoding lipopolysaccharide assembly protein LapB, giving the protein MENEIWILLLPIILLPVFFAMGWFAARVDMKTVLKQAKTVPGGFYKSLDALVDRNSGKAARELAEVIDQQPQSYDLNLTLGKLYRQRGENDKAINMHQALLDSPDTVGDKRERVLFELGLNYQSAGLVDRAEQIFTGLQNGNMAKEARQVLLSIYQQDRDWEKAIETAQLLSHDEQTYQFEIAQFYCELAQAALFQSDFDTARRHVHNALNANKKCTRANMILGDIEQKQGHYAAAVEAYTAIEKQNHAYLSMVGERLYDAYDALGKPQEGLSVLIGYMQTFPQLDLINVIYDKSLLLNGEAAANQTAVDLVRKKPDLSGVYRLLGLQLSGLHPEWKADADMMRAIVGRQLQKAVMYRCRNCHFKSQVFFWHCPACNKWETFTPNRIEV; this is encoded by the coding sequence ATGGAAAACGAAATCTGGATACTGCTGCTGCCGATTATCCTGTTGCCGGTTTTCTTCGCCATGGGCTGGTTCGCCGCGCGCGTCGATATGAAAACCGTGCTCAAACAGGCCAAAACCGTACCCGGCGGCTTTTATAAAAGCCTCGATGCCCTCGTTGACCGCAACAGCGGCAAAGCCGCGCGCGAACTGGCCGAAGTGATCGACCAGCAGCCGCAGTCTTACGACTTGAACCTCACGCTGGGCAAACTCTACCGCCAGCGCGGCGAAAACGACAAAGCCATCAATATGCACCAAGCCCTGCTCGATTCGCCCGACACCGTGGGCGACAAACGCGAGCGCGTGCTGTTCGAGCTGGGGCTGAACTACCAAAGTGCCGGCCTGGTCGACCGCGCCGAGCAGATTTTCACCGGCCTGCAAAACGGCAACATGGCCAAAGAAGCCCGCCAAGTGCTGCTGAGCATCTACCAGCAAGACCGCGACTGGGAAAAAGCCATCGAAACGGCGCAGCTGTTAAGCCACGACGAACAAACCTACCAATTCGAAATCGCCCAATTCTATTGCGAGCTGGCGCAGGCCGCGCTGTTCCAGTCCGACTTCGACACCGCCCGCCGCCACGTACACAACGCCTTGAACGCCAACAAAAAATGCACCCGTGCCAACATGATTTTGGGCGACATCGAGCAAAAGCAAGGCCACTACGCCGCCGCCGTCGAAGCCTACACCGCCATCGAAAAGCAAAACCACGCCTATCTGAGCATGGTCGGCGAACGGCTCTACGACGCCTACGACGCGCTGGGCAAACCGCAGGAAGGCTTGAGCGTGCTCATCGGCTATATGCAAACCTTCCCGCAACTCGACCTGATCAACGTGATTTACGACAAATCGCTGCTGCTCAACGGCGAAGCCGCCGCCAACCAAACCGCCGTGGATCTGGTGCGCAAAAAGCCCGATCTCAGCGGCGTTTACCGCCTGCTCGGCCTGCAACTGAGCGGCCTGCACCCCGAATGGAAAGCCGACGCCGACATGATGCGCGCCATCGTCGGCCGCCAGCTGCAAAAAGCCGTGATGTACCGCTGCCGCAACTGCCATTTCAAATCGCAAGTATTCTTCTGGCACTGCCCCGCGTGCAACAAATGGGAAACCTTCACCCCCAACCGCATCGAAGTATAA